From Pseudomonas putida, one genomic window encodes:
- a CDS encoding GT99 family glycosyltransferase N-terminal domain-containing protein: MKILLYIEPHPVRDSFEEFSGIGTYLAESLLKQIDSSSFDLRVFSNNAVIDLICSKVSQGSMICERPTGIESKEIENYKSAWGKDNINAWIELTKGIGEASELYLSILERIYKKYPFEAIVLWSENGAVRKFCTANDIIVLHGELGPTRGPFVETMYFDTAGTNGNAAVRQANIDNLPLKNYPVQTWLGPKSRFENNPDGIGIIDVPYTAVPDEISASTKFPYIYVPLQLADDLNTIKNSDFEGPLDFLEKVLPAFTEQGYHVIIKPHPGSLSRPYNLIEETKALIYARTFVENVTILDRAVTITRSLRLISQAAFVCTINSSVGYEALLLGKRALILGDAMYDINGRLKVSLADIRKLADIPDNTSHARRLFNFMSGHFLISKDAIGTGKPIIDILYFLKEMKQLQITPTQETYWEHWVKKFKYGINWLGENIHEEVSDLVPGEIFGNLQLLAASNKSITIKNGVATITAQEAGRPLIAGSAKVLEKLFIGNIDVISPNEEKKDTTKIEGWAIDDKLRQAALVLVFKDNLVLSHKHTVVPRLDTADYLRNLANSSIRTFPTNCGFRIELPGNLTSNSGYNIALLTSDNTMFVINGKLGSITK, encoded by the coding sequence ATGAAAATCCTCCTTTACATCGAGCCCCATCCTGTCCGCGATAGCTTCGAAGAATTTTCGGGTATAGGAACATATTTAGCCGAATCACTGTTAAAACAAATTGATTCAAGCTCTTTCGACCTGCGCGTTTTCTCCAATAATGCTGTTATCGATCTGATCTGTAGCAAAGTTTCTCAGGGCTCAATGATCTGCGAGCGACCTACAGGCATCGAATCGAAAGAGATCGAAAACTACAAATCAGCCTGGGGAAAAGATAACATCAATGCCTGGATAGAGCTAACAAAAGGTATTGGCGAGGCTTCAGAGCTTTATTTATCAATACTAGAAAGAATCTACAAAAAATACCCCTTCGAGGCGATAGTTTTATGGTCAGAGAATGGGGCTGTCCGCAAGTTCTGCACAGCAAATGACATTATAGTATTACATGGCGAGTTAGGCCCAACCCGAGGCCCATTCGTTGAAACAATGTACTTCGATACTGCAGGCACAAATGGCAACGCTGCAGTGAGACAGGCTAACATTGACAATTTGCCCCTGAAAAACTACCCCGTACAAACTTGGCTGGGCCCTAAGAGCAGATTCGAGAACAATCCTGATGGCATTGGCATTATTGATGTGCCATACACCGCGGTACCTGACGAAATAAGCGCATCAACAAAGTTCCCCTACATCTATGTTCCATTACAACTCGCGGACGACCTCAACACCATCAAAAACTCAGACTTCGAGGGACCTCTTGATTTCCTCGAAAAAGTCCTACCAGCATTTACCGAACAAGGTTATCACGTAATCATCAAGCCTCATCCTGGGTCACTAAGCCGCCCTTATAATCTGATTGAAGAAACAAAAGCGCTAATTTACGCCCGTACATTCGTTGAAAATGTGACAATTTTGGATCGTGCAGTCACAATCACGCGATCACTTCGCCTCATATCACAAGCGGCGTTTGTATGCACCATCAATAGCTCAGTAGGATATGAAGCTCTACTTTTAGGAAAAAGAGCGCTGATTCTAGGGGATGCGATGTATGACATCAACGGCAGACTAAAAGTCAGCCTGGCAGATATTCGCAAACTTGCAGACATCCCTGACAATACAAGCCATGCAAGACGACTTTTCAACTTCATGTCCGGCCATTTCCTTATTAGTAAGGATGCTATTGGCACAGGCAAACCCATTATTGATATTTTGTACTTCCTGAAGGAAATGAAGCAGCTTCAGATCACTCCCACCCAAGAAACCTACTGGGAGCACTGGGTTAAAAAATTCAAATACGGCATTAACTGGCTTGGCGAAAACATACACGAAGAGGTTTCAGACCTAGTACCTGGTGAAATCTTCGGAAACCTCCAGTTATTGGCCGCTTCAAACAAAAGTATCACCATCAAAAACGGCGTGGCTACTATCACGGCACAAGAGGCAGGACGACCTCTGATTGCCGGCTCCGCTAAAGTTCTTGAAAAACTATTCATAGGCAATATTGACGTAATATCTCCTAATGAAGAAAAGAAAGACACTACGAAAATTGAAGGCTGGGCGATAGATGACAAACTAAGGCAGGCAGCCTTAGTACTCGTCTTCAAAGATAATTTAGTGCTATCGCACAAGCATACAGTAGTCCCGCGGCTTGACACCGCCGATTACCTGCGCAATCTTGCAAATTCGTCTATTCGCACGTTCCCGACCAATTGCGGATTTAGGATTGAATTGCCGGGAAACCTTACATCCAACTCCGGCTACAACATAGCACTACTAACATCCGACAATACAATGTTCGTCATTAACGGCAAGTTGGGTTCAATTACAAAATAA
- a CDS encoding glycosyltransferase family protein, with amino-acid sequence MKNPSVLFVSNTSRHARPYYDPSTRYRCFNFAQSLSAKGFPTACTTQAIFQKQPSFFSNYDYFVFHRPALTAELAEFILSMPTERLIADFDDLNFSVIHAIETPAVRTRSENVSTVSKSLAKIAGAASLFTQFSSSTVPLADYLSRLFSAKKSVVIHNGVDPTFAGISEMVRERNPISHRPYTFAYFPGTASHNPDLQMIEEPLQRALASDSSFKLMIAGPVKIPNTLTRYADQIYKADYVAFHELPNLMAKSKFVLGPLEETEFNQCKSGLKFFEAALSGCTVIGSPIPDIDRFESILLRKCRTSAEWQQALLEPITHSENELEDAARSVDTEVSSDKQTAKWISEFIEQ; translated from the coding sequence ATGAAAAATCCATCAGTACTTTTCGTATCAAACACTTCAAGACATGCGAGACCTTATTACGACCCGTCAACACGATATCGGTGTTTTAATTTCGCTCAAAGTCTTTCGGCGAAAGGCTTTCCTACTGCGTGCACCACACAAGCCATATTCCAAAAACAGCCATCATTCTTTTCTAACTATGATTATTTTGTATTTCACCGACCGGCTCTGACAGCTGAACTGGCTGAATTCATTTTATCGATGCCTACAGAGAGGCTTATTGCTGACTTCGACGACCTGAATTTCAGCGTAATTCATGCCATCGAAACCCCAGCAGTTAGAACTCGCTCAGAAAACGTCTCAACCGTAAGTAAGAGCCTAGCCAAGATTGCTGGTGCGGCCTCTCTATTCACTCAATTTAGCTCGTCCACTGTCCCGCTAGCCGACTATCTGTCCAGGCTTTTCTCTGCAAAAAAATCTGTTGTTATACATAACGGTGTGGATCCAACTTTCGCCGGCATTTCAGAAATGGTGAGGGAGCGAAACCCAATCTCTCATCGTCCTTACACATTCGCCTACTTTCCCGGCACAGCCTCACACAACCCTGATTTGCAGATGATTGAGGAGCCTCTCCAAAGGGCACTGGCATCTGACTCATCATTTAAACTTATGATAGCCGGCCCGGTAAAAATTCCAAATACCTTAACTAGATACGCGGATCAAATATATAAGGCTGATTACGTCGCATTTCACGAACTCCCCAACCTAATGGCCAAAAGCAAATTTGTTCTTGGCCCTTTGGAGGAGACTGAATTTAATCAATGCAAAAGCGGCCTCAAATTTTTTGAGGCGGCCTTATCTGGTTGTACAGTGATTGGCAGCCCGATTCCCGACATTGATCGATTCGAATCCATCCTTTTGAGAAAGTGCAGGACCTCAGCAGAATGGCAACAAGCTCTTCTAGAGCCTATTACTCATTCCGAGAATGAATTAGAAGATGCAGCCAGGTCCGTAGATACTGAAGTTTCTTCGGACAAGCAAACTGCCAAATGGATCAGCGAGTTTATTGAGCAATGA
- a CDS encoding glycosyltransferase family 2 protein, whose product MTQDLLEKPQAGQQPVQLNGYTGAIIGLQGDVLQGWAIDTAQPELRPVVEVFIDGATVALARADQYEPLAPVGDQFHGFTVQLRKSWLDEARVITARIANQAFELEGQVHLPAAPSQEASAITSQVWHTGGLRVGGWSWDPQSPRRHVEVTVREGNQVICTATCNVHNQALAYRDTSDHGFAIDLPWELADGKVHVLDVVDDRGQPLAGSPIRLCCWPEGVEGLIRQLDAKQDPATIALLTEVAKEQSMRLPKSAGWHLYPQWFEAFQRLEGLDKPAMQGKVGLLIISAGDCEQEKASLESLGTDRANVHQVAIASPTDLAPAVQQLLAEGCDRILPLAAGDRLAPLALAHLCALLDDGSAWAFADCDRDGPQGERSLPWLKPVWDIDLFIGADIFTPGAIFGADIIKQALNLLTARAEQSAVGWHDLVAAIALATQESNASVVHLPRVLYHRTNNAPASPEQAEPSSERLRAIEWLCQELAPGTTVSRVEDYPALLRAHWPLPEQLPRVSLIVPTRDQFKLLHACVEGLLNDTDYPNLEIIVVDNESSDPDTLAYFEDIKARGVTVLAHPYPFNYSTINNRAASIATGEVIGLVNNDIEVKKSAWLKEMVAQLYRPGVGAVGAKLLWPNSMVQHGGVVVGINGLAAHTGNNLEQRDAGYLGLNQITRKQSAVTAACMLVRREIFEEVGGLDERAFPVAFNDVDLCLRIRQLGMHVIWTAFAQLIHAESASRGKDQTPEKMNRAQREQRNFIGRWTQAGYSDLFYNCSLSTDYLSGPYGGLAMQHYSVKKRKQHLTSKALLVSRTSLK is encoded by the coding sequence ATGACTCAAGACCTCTTGGAAAAGCCCCAGGCGGGCCAGCAACCCGTCCAACTTAACGGTTACACCGGGGCCATCATTGGCCTGCAGGGGGATGTGCTGCAAGGCTGGGCAATCGATACCGCCCAGCCGGAACTGCGCCCGGTGGTGGAAGTATTTATCGACGGCGCGACCGTCGCCTTGGCGCGTGCAGACCAATACGAACCACTCGCCCCAGTGGGTGATCAGTTCCATGGGTTCACCGTTCAGCTGCGCAAAAGCTGGCTGGACGAAGCGCGAGTGATTACGGCACGCATCGCCAACCAGGCATTCGAGCTGGAAGGCCAGGTACATTTGCCTGCTGCTCCCAGCCAGGAAGCTTCGGCCATTACCTCGCAGGTGTGGCACACCGGTGGTCTACGCGTAGGTGGCTGGTCATGGGACCCGCAATCACCACGCCGTCATGTTGAAGTGACTGTGCGCGAAGGGAATCAGGTCATCTGCACTGCGACTTGCAATGTGCATAACCAGGCACTGGCGTATCGCGATACCAGCGATCACGGCTTTGCCATTGACCTGCCGTGGGAGTTGGCCGATGGCAAGGTGCATGTGCTGGATGTAGTCGATGATCGCGGGCAACCGCTTGCCGGCAGCCCGATTCGCCTGTGCTGCTGGCCGGAAGGCGTAGAGGGTTTGATTCGGCAGCTGGATGCGAAGCAGGATCCGGCAACCATCGCCCTGCTCACTGAAGTGGCCAAAGAGCAGTCAATGCGCTTGCCCAAAAGCGCAGGGTGGCATCTTTACCCGCAATGGTTTGAGGCGTTTCAGCGCCTGGAGGGCCTGGACAAGCCTGCCATGCAAGGCAAGGTCGGCTTGCTGATCATCAGCGCAGGGGATTGCGAGCAGGAAAAGGCCAGCCTTGAAAGCCTGGGTACTGACCGTGCAAACGTACATCAAGTCGCCATCGCCTCCCCTACCGATTTGGCACCCGCCGTGCAGCAACTGTTGGCAGAGGGTTGTGATCGAATTCTACCTTTGGCGGCAGGTGATCGCTTGGCCCCGTTGGCCCTCGCGCACCTTTGTGCGTTGCTGGACGATGGCAGTGCCTGGGCATTTGCAGACTGCGATCGTGACGGCCCACAAGGTGAGCGCAGCCTCCCTTGGCTGAAGCCAGTGTGGGACATTGACCTGTTCATCGGTGCGGATATCTTCACTCCAGGAGCAATATTCGGCGCAGACATCATCAAGCAGGCATTGAATCTGTTGACAGCGCGTGCCGAACAATCTGCGGTAGGCTGGCATGACTTGGTTGCCGCGATTGCATTGGCCACCCAAGAGAGCAACGCGAGTGTGGTGCACTTGCCCCGAGTGCTTTACCACCGTACCAACAATGCGCCAGCCAGCCCCGAGCAGGCAGAGCCATCGTCCGAACGACTGCGTGCCATCGAGTGGCTCTGCCAAGAATTGGCCCCTGGTACGACAGTGAGCCGTGTGGAGGACTACCCCGCACTGCTCAGGGCGCATTGGCCTCTGCCAGAGCAACTGCCGCGGGTGAGCTTGATCGTACCTACCCGGGACCAATTCAAGCTGTTGCACGCGTGTGTTGAAGGGTTGTTAAACGACACAGATTATCCAAACCTCGAAATCATTGTTGTCGACAATGAGTCGAGCGACCCCGACACCTTGGCTTATTTCGAGGATATCAAGGCACGCGGCGTGACCGTACTGGCACACCCCTACCCGTTTAACTATTCGACCATCAACAATCGTGCGGCGAGCATTGCCACGGGTGAAGTGATCGGCCTCGTCAACAATGACATCGAGGTTAAAAAAAGTGCCTGGTTGAAAGAAATGGTAGCGCAACTTTACAGACCGGGTGTCGGCGCTGTGGGCGCGAAACTACTTTGGCCGAATAGCATGGTCCAACATGGTGGAGTTGTTGTCGGCATTAACGGCCTGGCGGCGCACACTGGTAACAATCTCGAACAGCGTGACGCTGGTTATCTCGGGCTGAATCAAATCACTCGTAAGCAAAGCGCAGTTACTGCGGCATGCATGTTAGTGCGCAGAGAGATTTTCGAAGAAGTGGGTGGTTTAGACGAAAGAGCCTTTCCGGTAGCGTTCAATGATGTGGATCTGTGCTTACGCATCCGACAGTTGGGCATGCACGTGATTTGGACCGCGTTCGCGCAATTGATTCATGCTGAGTCAGCCAGCAGAGGAAAGGACCAAACACCAGAAAAAATGAATAGAGCTCAGCGTGAGCAGCGTAATTTTATAGGCCGCTGGACCCAAGCTGGATACTCGGACCTTTTTTATAACTGCTCACTTAGCACAGACTATCTAAGCGGCCCCTATGGCGGCCTTGCCATGCAGCATTATTCAGTAAAAAAACGCAAACAGCATTTAACATCAAAAGCTCTATTAGTCAGCAGAACTTCACTCAAGTGA
- a CDS encoding glycosyltransferase, giving the protein MDMFHRHRQANEQGLAAAALERAMQTAEYRPEALVWKGIAALPQTPELAFLFFANAAKALPDRADIHALIGRSLLAQKHFKLATRYLTTAWKTQPNDLALRMTLWQARSQSETPAELRRMVLAHLPDIHTGQELAQVLKLLAAQPDAPGTVGVVRYLPEQREIQGWAIDLANLQAPAALKIEANGKQFDTQATAQHPLLSAAGLPATHGGLRVSVPNVTAAVHLRFANGTALLGSPVFAMPAFVPPASVNGGGEQQPVDVLIPVYDGLNETLECINSALEARKLNRTAHRLVVIEDQTPVPALAKALKVLAAKGKITLVHNAVNLGFIRSMNRAMALSPNKDVVWLNADTRVHGAWLDRLRQVAYSDASIASVTPFTNNGELMSFPQSRVSHAMPCPKAQAELDDLARQTDSPPMEIETGCGFCLYIKREALDQVGYLDEVHLARGYGEETDWCLRAREHGWRHMGAPNVFVAHQGGISFGAEKALRVAHNNAILRKRYPDASARYNTFCLRDPIKPARQALQKARLAKLTSLPPDTRQAHWPTQTGEPTVGAGLPAMRPSAAPSPLKQCATSSPGETLHIHNGSHSDAAFNLAWRHEHHRTWATLQAPLQPLPLTLDFELPGEYPQLVEALRLLPLNGIAYQQLARCPVTLCELPALLGMPYSIICRDSRLLSQDEAFDWQHFAHNATSVQLPWQALHRDYARALPKANLVLPGPTEHPPVSADTPRVLLIGDSLSNPAIAQRWLALARQIISDQLPLVLLAKDDSPWLKALQATGAVYRLPALHGFSLAERAVAAGCGGVLSLDDAPGADWQAALLADELAAPLFASPSPLAAEAGASPTTSLPFSLSQA; this is encoded by the coding sequence ATGGACATGTTCCACCGCCACCGCCAAGCCAACGAGCAGGGCCTAGCGGCTGCTGCACTCGAGCGTGCCATGCAAACCGCCGAGTACCGGCCGGAAGCATTGGTGTGGAAAGGCATCGCGGCATTGCCGCAAACGCCTGAGCTGGCCTTTTTATTCTTTGCCAATGCCGCCAAGGCACTACCCGACCGGGCGGACATCCACGCCCTGATCGGCCGCAGCCTGCTGGCGCAAAAGCACTTCAAACTCGCCACGCGCTACCTGACCACGGCCTGGAAAACCCAGCCCAATGACCTCGCCCTGCGCATGACGCTGTGGCAAGCACGCAGCCAATCGGAAACTCCCGCCGAACTGCGCCGCATGGTGCTTGCCCACCTGCCTGACATTCACACCGGCCAGGAACTGGCACAGGTGCTTAAGCTGCTGGCCGCGCAACCTGACGCGCCCGGCACGGTCGGCGTGGTGCGCTACCTGCCCGAACAGCGGGAGATACAAGGTTGGGCCATAGACCTGGCCAACCTGCAGGCACCGGCAGCACTGAAAATCGAAGCCAACGGCAAGCAGTTCGACACCCAGGCCACTGCCCAGCACCCATTGCTGAGCGCCGCCGGGCTGCCTGCCACCCATGGCGGCTTGCGGGTGAGCGTGCCGAACGTGACTGCGGCAGTACACCTGCGCTTCGCCAACGGCACTGCACTGCTCGGCAGCCCCGTCTTCGCGATGCCGGCATTCGTGCCGCCCGCCAGCGTGAACGGCGGCGGCGAACAGCAGCCAGTCGACGTGCTGATCCCCGTGTATGACGGCCTCAACGAAACCCTGGAATGCATCAACAGCGCACTGGAGGCGCGCAAGCTCAACCGCACCGCGCACCGGCTGGTGGTGATCGAAGACCAGACCCCCGTGCCCGCCCTGGCCAAGGCACTCAAAGTGCTGGCCGCCAAAGGTAAGATCACCCTGGTGCACAATGCCGTGAACCTTGGGTTCATCCGCAGCATGAACCGCGCCATGGCCCTGAGCCCGAACAAGGACGTGGTGTGGCTGAACGCCGATACCCGCGTGCATGGCGCCTGGCTCGACCGCCTGCGTCAGGTGGCCTACAGCGATGCCAGCATCGCCTCGGTCACCCCGTTCACCAACAATGGCGAGTTGATGAGCTTCCCGCAGAGCCGGGTGAGCCACGCCATGCCCTGCCCCAAAGCGCAAGCCGAACTGGATGACCTGGCCCGCCAAACCGACAGCCCGCCAATGGAAATAGAAACCGGCTGTGGCTTTTGCCTGTACATCAAGCGCGAGGCATTGGACCAGGTGGGCTACCTGGACGAAGTCCACCTTGCGCGTGGCTATGGCGAAGAAACCGACTGGTGCCTGCGCGCCCGCGAGCACGGCTGGCGGCACATGGGCGCGCCCAATGTGTTCGTGGCGCACCAGGGCGGCATCTCGTTCGGCGCCGAAAAGGCCCTGCGCGTGGCCCACAACAACGCTATTCTGCGCAAACGCTACCCAGACGCCTCCGCCCGCTACAACACCTTCTGCCTGCGCGACCCGATCAAACCGGCCCGCCAAGCATTACAAAAAGCGCGCCTAGCCAAGCTGACCAGCCTGCCCCCCGATACCCGCCAAGCCCACTGGCCAACCCAAACCGGCGAGCCCACTGTAGGCGCCGGCTTGCCGGCGATGAGGCCCTCAGCCGCCCCATCCCCCCTCAAGCAATGCGCAACATCCAGCCCCGGCGAAACGCTGCACATCCACAACGGCTCACACAGCGACGCGGCATTCAACCTCGCCTGGCGCCATGAGCACCATCGCACCTGGGCGACCCTGCAAGCCCCACTGCAGCCACTGCCCTTGACCCTCGACTTCGAACTGCCGGGCGAATACCCCCAGTTGGTCGAGGCACTGCGCCTGCTGCCGCTGAACGGTATCGCTTACCAGCAACTGGCGCGCTGCCCCGTCACCCTGTGCGAGCTGCCTGCCCTTCTGGGCATGCCCTACAGCATCATTTGCCGCGATAGCCGGCTGCTGAGCCAGGATGAAGCGTTCGACTGGCAGCACTTCGCTCACAATGCCACAAGCGTACAGCTGCCATGGCAAGCCTTGCACCGCGACTACGCCAGGGCCCTACCCAAGGCGAACCTCGTATTGCCAGGCCCTACCGAACACCCACCAGTCTCGGCAGATACGCCACGCGTGCTGCTGATTGGTGACAGCCTGAGCAACCCGGCAATTGCCCAACGCTGGCTGGCCCTGGCACGGCAGATCATCAGCGACCAGTTGCCGCTCGTACTACTGGCCAAAGACGACAGCCCTTGGCTGAAGGCACTCCAGGCTACGGGCGCCGTCTACCGGCTGCCGGCCCTGCACGGTTTCAGCCTGGCCGAACGCGCCGTAGCTGCAGGCTGTGGCGGCGTGCTAAGCCTGGATGACGCCCCCGGCGCGGACTGGCAGGCAGCGCTGCTGGCCGACGAACTGGCCGCCCCGCTGTTTGCGAGCCCAAGCCCGCTGGCCGCCGAAGCCGGCGCGAGCCCAACCACTTCCCTACCCTTTTCACTGAGCCAAGCCTGA
- a CDS encoding DUF4214 domain-containing protein → MQYDSPVSSTEFQTFLAATTLSDSTVDAISSLLGLEAEGATVNVASFDGVNLELPAGGAVDVVTGEIAGVAADLVTLDLSAAEAAGARAYILESDASLNVTLQGQSGNVAPAAFAALAADVAVAADANAEIGLVVTTGNGNDVITVNGDQNTFIDGGDGNDTIVTGNGNNTVIAGAGNNNVKTGSGNDTVVLSGEDHTDIVDTGAGYDVVQLDGSREDYAFATNANFNVTLTGNQTASISNAEFLTFVNGEEVETVALAYSDAEAAALRLFQGVLDRDADLEGAKSFVGQVNNGTSLTDIANEFLNSNEYAGANNATDVNELYQALLGRAADDSGASTWTDMLANGGSLADVAAAIAVSSEAQTLDASNGDFIRDLYTNVLGREAEQQDLDFWVSSLFNGASRADVAKDIVTSDEAGVKANNDFIESLYQSALDRASEEGEKDYWSAQIAQGASHADVAIGIVGSNEAVANIDNVVVLHGQV, encoded by the coding sequence ATGCAATACGATAGCCCCGTCTCGTCCACCGAGTTCCAGACCTTCCTGGCCGCTACCACCCTGTCCGACAGCACTGTTGACGCGATCAGCTCCCTGCTGGGCCTGGAAGCCGAAGGCGCAACCGTTAACGTTGCAAGCTTCGACGGCGTAAACCTGGAGCTGCCAGCTGGCGGCGCCGTTGACGTTGTTACCGGCGAAATCGCCGGTGTTGCCGCCGACCTGGTCACTCTGGACCTGTCCGCAGCTGAAGCTGCCGGCGCTCGCGCTTACATCCTGGAAAGCGATGCCAGCCTGAACGTCACCCTGCAAGGCCAGTCGGGCAACGTTGCCCCAGCCGCCTTCGCTGCCCTGGCAGCCGACGTAGCTGTAGCCGCTGACGCCAACGCCGAAATCGGCCTGGTTGTCACCACTGGCAACGGCAACGACGTAATCACCGTCAATGGCGACCAGAACACCTTCATCGACGGCGGTGACGGTAACGACACCATCGTGACCGGCAACGGCAACAACACCGTTATCGCTGGCGCTGGCAACAACAACGTCAAAACTGGCTCGGGCAACGACACTGTCGTGCTGAGCGGTGAAGACCACACCGACATCGTCGACACCGGCGCTGGCTACGACGTGGTTCAGCTGGACGGCTCGCGTGAAGACTACGCGTTCGCCACCAACGCCAACTTCAACGTTACCCTGACCGGCAACCAGACTGCCTCGATCTCGAACGCCGAGTTCCTGACCTTCGTCAACGGCGAAGAAGTCGAGACCGTTGCTCTGGCCTACAGCGATGCTGAAGCCGCTGCACTGCGCCTGTTCCAAGGCGTACTGGACCGTGACGCAGACCTGGAAGGCGCCAAGTCCTTCGTTGGCCAAGTCAACAACGGCACTTCGCTGACCGACATCGCCAACGAGTTCCTGAACTCGAACGAATACGCCGGCGCTAACAACGCTACCGACGTGAACGAGCTGTATCAGGCGCTGCTGGGCCGTGCTGCTGACGATTCGGGTGCAAGCACCTGGACCGACATGCTGGCCAACGGTGGTTCGCTGGCTGACGTGGCTGCTGCTATCGCTGTTTCCAGCGAAGCTCAGACCCTGGACGCTTCGAACGGCGACTTCATCCGTGACCTGTACACCAACGTACTGGGCCGCGAAGCTGAGCAACAGGACCTGGACTTCTGGGTATCCTCGCTGTTCAACGGCGCAAGCCGTGCCGATGTTGCCAAAGACATCGTCACCTCGGACGAAGCTGGCGTTAAAGCCAACAACGACTTCATCGAGTCGCTGTACCAGTCCGCTCTGGACCGTGCTTCGGAAGAAGGCGAGAAGGACTACTGGTCTGCCCAGATCGCCCAAGGCGCTTCGCACGCCGACGTGGCCATCGGCATCGTTGGTTCCAACGAAGCTGTTGCAAACATCGACAACGTCGTTGTACTGCACGGCCAGGTGTAA